A genomic region of Deinococcus sp. KSM4-11 contains the following coding sequences:
- a CDS encoding Nramp family divalent metal transporter, whose protein sequence is MTQRATDILNGRTQRRGLGRILPFVGPAVIASIAYMDPGNFATNIQGGAQFGYALLWVILAANLMAMLIQNLSSKLGIATGRNLPELIHDHYPKPLVWVYWIQAELVAMATDLAEFLGAALAIQLLTGLPLFWGAVITGILTFWLLTLQRRGSRPLELVIGAFVLVIGVAYLVQFILAHPPLASIGRGLVPSFQGVDSVYLAVGIIGATVMPHVIYLHSALTQGRVPAASDAEKLRLNRLNRIDVYGAMGLAGLINMSMLAVAAATFHGKNIPDAGNLETAYRTLTPLLGSAAAVAFAIALLASGLSSSAVGTMAGQVIMQGFVGFSIPLWVRRTVTMLPAFIVIWMGLDPTATLVLSQVVLSFGVPFALIPLLMFTARRDVMGVLVTRPWVNTVGWLFAAIIIGLNIFLLWGTLTGGR, encoded by the coding sequence ATGACCCAGCGGGCCACCGACATCCTCAACGGGCGAACCCAGCGTCGGGGCCTGGGGCGCATCCTGCCCTTCGTCGGCCCGGCCGTCATCGCGTCGATCGCCTACATGGATCCCGGCAACTTCGCCACGAACATCCAGGGCGGCGCGCAGTTCGGCTACGCCCTGCTGTGGGTGATCCTGGCCGCGAACCTGATGGCCATGCTGATCCAGAACCTCAGCTCAAAACTCGGGATCGCCACGGGGCGCAATCTGCCGGAACTGATCCACGACCACTACCCTAAACCCCTGGTGTGGGTGTACTGGATTCAGGCGGAACTCGTCGCCATGGCCACGGATCTCGCGGAATTCCTGGGGGCCGCGCTGGCCATCCAGCTCCTGACCGGCCTGCCCCTGTTCTGGGGGGCGGTGATCACCGGCATCCTGACCTTCTGGCTGCTGACCCTGCAACGACGCGGTTCCCGCCCCCTTGAACTGGTCATCGGGGCCTTCGTCTTGGTCATCGGCGTGGCGTACCTGGTGCAGTTCATCCTGGCCCATCCTCCGCTCGCCTCCATCGGGCGGGGCCTGGTGCCCAGCTTCCAGGGGGTCGACAGCGTGTATCTCGCAGTGGGCATCATCGGGGCGACCGTCATGCCGCACGTGATCTACCTGCACTCCGCCCTGACGCAGGGGCGCGTGCCGGCCGCCTCGGACGCCGAGAAACTCCGCCTGAACCGCCTGAACCGCATCGACGTGTACGGCGCGATGGGCCTCGCCGGGCTGATCAACATGAGCATGCTGGCCGTCGCGGCGGCCACGTTTCACGGCAAGAACATCCCAGACGCCGGCAACTTGGAAACGGCGTACCGCACCCTGACTCCGCTGCTCGGCTCGGCAGCGGCCGTCGCCTTCGCCATCGCCCTGCTCGCCAGCGGGCTCAGCAGTTCGGCGGTGGGCACCATGGCCGGTCAGGTCATCATGCAGGGCTTCGTGGGCTTCAGCATTCCCCTGTGGGTGCGGCGGACTGTGACCATGCTCCCGGCGTTCATCGTGATCTGGATGGGCCTTGACCCCACGGCGACGCTCGTCCTCTCCCAGGTCGTCCTGAGTTTCGGCGTGCCCTTCGCGCTGATTCCGCTGCTGATGTTCACCGCCCGCCGGGACGTGATGGGCGTGCTGGTCACGCGGCCCTGGGTCAACACTGTCGGGTGGCTGTTCGCCGCGATCATCATTGGCCTGAACATTTTCCTGCTCTGGGGAACGCTGACGGGCGGGCGCTGA
- the aat gene encoding leucyl/phenylalanyl-tRNA--protein transferase translates to MPTARAFLTHPDSRTREVARGYAQGAFLMDNGEGVRWYSVESRALVPLTVQEGLHVARRLARDLPRFEPRLDTAFADVIAGCRGQLPGSPPRDGEWISHELAGLYMQLHATGLAHSFEVWQGGELAGGVLGLALGGAFIAESKFHRHTNGSKAAVIHLARHLHARGFTLLDAQIQNPHLETLGVSEVTGDQYRRRLEAALRLDVAL, encoded by the coding sequence ATGCCGACGGCCCGCGCCTTCCTGACCCACCCGGACTCCCGGACGCGCGAGGTGGCGCGCGGCTACGCCCAGGGAGCCTTCCTGATGGACAACGGGGAGGGTGTCCGGTGGTATTCGGTCGAGTCGCGGGCGCTGGTGCCCCTGACCGTGCAGGAGGGCCTGCATGTGGCCCGCCGGCTGGCCCGAGACCTGCCCCGCTTCGAGCCCCGCCTGGACACGGCCTTCGCGGACGTCATCGCCGGATGTCGGGGGCAGTTGCCGGGCAGCCCGCCGCGTGACGGTGAATGGATCAGCCACGAGCTTGCCGGGCTGTACATGCAGCTGCACGCCACCGGCCTCGCCCACTCCTTCGAGGTCTGGCAGGGCGGAGAGCTGGCCGGGGGCGTCCTCGGGCTGGCGCTGGGTGGGGCGTTCATCGCGGAGAGCAAATTTCACCGTCACACGAACGGCAGCAAGGCGGCCGTGATCCACCTGGCCCGGCACCTGCACGCGCGCGGCTTCACCCTGCTGGACGCACAGATTCAGAATCCGCACCTGGAGACGCTCGGCGTGTCCGAGGTGACGGGCGACCAGTACCGGCGACGGTTGGAGGCGGCCCTGCGCCTCGATGTCGCGTTGTGA